Proteins co-encoded in one Gemmatimonadota bacterium genomic window:
- a CDS encoding lactonase family protein, with amino-acid sequence MSSDARTVRVFVGTYTQTTSKGIYVYDVDTATGVMEYVSHVGGITNPSFLVLTPDARFLYAVGETGDPHGGVFAYAVDGSGTLTPLNNQSSGGAGPCSIDVHRSGKAVLAANYGGGSVSSFPVNDDGSLGEAASVIQHIGSSVDQSRQQEPHAHMIRHDLDYNFVFSPDLGTDKVMIYALDPDTAVLTPHGEASVPPGSGPRHIEFHPNRKFAYVINEMGNTITAFAYDGSAGTLTAIETVTTLPDGYDEVSHTADIHITDDGRYLYGSNRGHDSLAMYAVDGDSGRLTLLGIVPTGGENPRNFGIDPTGSFVLCGNQSSDTVTYHRLDPDTGLLHLSGVVAEIPMAVCLKMVVLD; translated from the coding sequence ATGTCCAGTGACGCCCGGACCGTTCGCGTATTCGTCGGCACCTACACCCAGACCACCAGCAAGGGCATCTATGTCTACGACGTAGATACCGCCACCGGCGTCATGGAATACGTCAGCCACGTGGGCGGCATCACGAATCCGTCCTTTCTGGTCCTGACGCCGGACGCCCGCTTCCTCTACGCCGTGGGCGAGACGGGCGATCCCCACGGCGGCGTCTTCGCCTATGCCGTGGACGGGTCCGGCACGCTCACGCCACTGAACAACCAGTCGTCCGGGGGCGCCGGACCGTGCTCCATCGACGTGCACCGAAGCGGCAAGGCCGTGCTCGCGGCCAACTACGGCGGCGGGTCCGTGTCCTCCTTTCCCGTGAATGACGACGGCTCCCTGGGCGAGGCCGCGTCGGTGATCCAGCACATCGGCTCGAGCGTCGACCAGAGCCGCCAGCAGGAACCTCACGCCCACATGATCCGCCACGACCTGGACTACAACTTCGTCTTCTCTCCGGATCTCGGGACCGACAAGGTGATGATCTACGCCCTCGATCCAGACACGGCCGTGCTGACACCCCATGGGGAGGCGTCGGTGCCGCCCGGCTCGGGGCCGCGGCACATCGAGTTCCATCCCAACCGGAAGTTTGCCTACGTCATCAACGAGATGGGCAACACGATCACGGCCTTCGCCTACGACGGGTCGGCCGGCACGCTCACCGCGATCGAAACAGTGACGACGCTGCCCGACGGCTACGACGAGGTGAGCCACACGGCGGACATCCACATCACCGACGACGGCCGGTACCTGTACGGCTCCAACCGGGGCCACGACAGCCTGGCCATGTACGCCGTCGACGGGGATTCGGGCCGCCTGACGCTGCTCGGGATCGTGCCCACGGGCGGCGAGAATCCGAGGAACTTCGGGATCGATCCGACCGGCAGCTTCGTCCTCTGCGGCAACCAGAGCTCGGATACGGTCACCTACCACCGCCTCGACCCGGACACGGGCCTGCTCCATCTCTCGGGCGTCGTGGCCGAAATCCCCATGGCGGTGTGCCTGAAGATGGTCGTGTTGGACTGA
- a CDS encoding AMP-binding protein: protein MCAKRRNAESGAPDSAGHDPARPDTARQDQAWRDFVDRSRRESLPFEEHLAAYRRIFESRRPEDGPPAVWTPDEETVRRSNLQASMVAVGIDRYADFHAWSVRDPTAFWTHTLERLGIVFTRPPDAILDLDGGVRDPRWLPGAELNIVDSCFTTDPGRPAVVTPGLQDSQGTDVPDAPADQSLRTTTYGELERLVNRAANGLRDRGLAPGQAIALYMPLNLECVVAYLAIIRAGSRVVSIADSFPPTEIRRRMAIAGASCAVTMDRYVHAGKVLPHYATVVEAGASTVIVVPSGGDGRSGDDTRSNGDALQLRPGDIAWTELLAAADTFESVTGDPYRTSNVLFSSGTTGEPKAIPWNHLTPIKSAMDGFYHQDIHGDDVTTWPTNIGWMMGPWLIYATLVNGACMALYSGAANTPEYLRFVRRAGVTMQGVIPSLVRTWRRGGMAEGRHRSMAEGIDWPSVRVFSSTGEPASRSDYLWLMSRAGYRAPVIEYLGGTEIGGGHLACTVLQPCSPAAFSTANLGVDFVILDVKGAEVEEGNTGELFLIPPALGMSQRLLNGDHDEVYYEGCPPGPRGEVLRRHGDHTQRLHSGYYRAQGRADDRMNLGGIMVSPLELERIIDGHPAVYESAAVAMQPEGEGTERLVVFIVPEDGSGAAGSRAAGNRTADPDLETLITELQAMVSSGLNPLFKIDRVVVVDELPHTASGKLVRRILRDRMRPGS from the coding sequence ATGTGCGCGAAACGTCGAAACGCCGAGTCCGGGGCGCCGGATTCCGCCGGTCATGATCCCGCTCGGCCGGACACTGCACGTCAAGACCAGGCCTGGCGTGACTTCGTCGACCGTTCGCGGCGTGAGTCATTGCCCTTCGAGGAACACCTGGCGGCCTACCGGCGCATCTTCGAAAGCCGCCGCCCGGAGGACGGACCGCCCGCGGTATGGACGCCTGACGAAGAGACCGTGCGCCGGTCGAATCTGCAGGCGAGCATGGTGGCCGTGGGTATCGACCGCTACGCCGATTTCCATGCCTGGTCCGTCCGTGATCCCACCGCCTTCTGGACCCACACCCTCGAGCGGCTCGGCATCGTATTCACGAGACCACCAGACGCCATCCTCGATCTGGATGGCGGTGTCCGCGATCCACGATGGCTTCCGGGCGCGGAACTCAACATCGTCGACAGCTGCTTCACGACCGATCCCGGCCGTCCCGCGGTCGTCACGCCCGGACTGCAGGACTCGCAAGGCACTGACGTCCCGGACGCCCCCGCTGACCAGTCGCTCCGCACGACGACCTACGGCGAACTCGAACGCCTCGTCAACCGCGCCGCCAACGGCCTGCGCGACCGGGGCCTGGCGCCCGGACAGGCCATCGCGCTCTACATGCCCCTGAACCTGGAATGCGTGGTCGCCTATCTGGCCATCATCCGCGCGGGTTCCCGGGTCGTCTCCATCGCCGACAGCTTCCCGCCGACGGAGATTCGGCGCCGCATGGCCATCGCCGGCGCGAGCTGCGCGGTCACCATGGACCGTTACGTTCACGCGGGCAAAGTACTTCCACACTACGCCACGGTCGTCGAGGCGGGCGCGTCCACGGTCATTGTCGTGCCATCGGGCGGAGACGGCCGGTCAGGCGATGACACCAGGTCGAACGGCGACGCCCTCCAACTCCGCCCCGGCGACATCGCCTGGACCGAACTCCTGGCCGCCGCCGACACCTTCGAATCCGTGACCGGTGATCCCTATCGCACGTCCAACGTCCTGTTCTCTTCGGGGACCACCGGCGAACCGAAGGCCATACCATGGAACCACCTGACGCCCATCAAGAGCGCCATGGACGGGTTCTACCACCAGGACATTCACGGCGACGACGTGACTACCTGGCCGACCAATATCGGCTGGATGATGGGGCCGTGGCTCATCTACGCCACGCTTGTAAACGGCGCATGTATGGCCCTGTATTCGGGTGCGGCCAATACGCCCGAATACCTGCGTTTCGTACGGCGTGCCGGGGTAACCATGCAGGGCGTCATCCCGTCGCTGGTGCGGACCTGGCGGCGTGGCGGCATGGCAGAAGGGCGGCACCGCAGCATGGCCGAAGGCATCGACTGGCCGTCCGTTCGCGTGTTCAGTTCCACGGGCGAGCCCGCCAGCCGGTCCGACTACCTTTGGCTCATGAGCCGGGCCGGATACCGGGCGCCCGTGATCGAATACCTCGGCGGCACCGAGATCGGGGGCGGCCACTTGGCCTGCACGGTCCTCCAGCCCTGCTCGCCCGCGGCATTCAGCACTGCGAACCTGGGCGTGGATTTCGTCATTCTGGACGTAAAGGGGGCAGAGGTTGAGGAGGGGAATACCGGCGAGCTTTTCCTGATACCGCCCGCCCTGGGCATGTCGCAGCGGCTGCTCAACGGAGACCACGACGAAGTCTACTACGAAGGCTGTCCGCCAGGTCCCCGGGGCGAGGTCCTGCGCAGGCACGGGGACCACACACAACGGCTTCACAGCGGCTACTACCGGGCCCAGGGACGGGCCGACGACAGGATGAACCTGGGCGGCATCATGGTCAGCCCGCTGGAGCTGGAACGGATCATTGACGGACACCCCGCCGTCTACGAGAGCGCGGCCGTGGCGATGCAGCCCGAGGGGGAAGGCACGGAAAGGCTGGTGGTCTTCATTGTACCTGAGGATGGGAGCGGTGCCGCCGGTTCTCGGGCGGCCGGTAATCGGACCGCCGACCCCGACCTCGAGACGCTAATAACGGAACTCCAGGCCATGGTCTCCTCCGGGCTGAACCCGTTGTTCAAAATCGATCGTGTCGTCGTAGTGGACGAACTCCCCCATACCGCTTCGGGCAAGCTCGTCCGCCGCATACTGAGAGACCGGATGAGGCCCGGCAGTTAG